NNNNNNNNNNNNNNNNNNNNNNNNNTCTCCTTCACTCCCCCGCCCCCCTTCTCCTGACAGACACAGACTGTTGGGggatggacagacagacagagagggacagggCTGACCCCCAGGAGGGTGAGACAAAGCATGTCCTTGTATACACTGGGGGTTCCTTACAACCTCTGGGAGTTGTGTCCGTAGCTCTGAGGAGTCTGTCCTGGAGACAAAGGGGCACTGGACAGGATTCCAGCTTCTACCTCCACTCTCCTGCCCTGTCTCCCACCTCAGCCAAACAAAACATCACTGGATCGTTTCCTAATTAGGACTTTGTCCACAACAGTTCTGAGATCTTTGCAAAGCCCAGTAAGCGTTATGTTGTTAGATGTAGCTGTTTGTCCACAGTCTGTGGTGTCAGCTGATGGTGGAACGTTGTCAAAGAGACTCTTCAGACCATCGATATTATATTGCCAAACATATGTGATGGCCTACACAAGTCCCACTTTCTGATTTTTATTCAATCATAGGATGTTGGTggcactggctgggcccagcatttattgcctgtccctagttgccccttgagaaggtgggggtgagctgccttcttgaaccgctgcagtccacctgctgtgggttcacccacaatgtccttacggaaagaattcaggattttgacccagcaacactgaaggagcggcgttatatttccgagtcaggatggtgagtagcttggagaggaacttgcagggggtggtgttaccatgtatctgctgcccctgtccttccagatggaaatggtcatgggtttggaaggtgctgtctgaggatctttggtgaatttctgcagtacatcttatagatggtacacactgctgttactgagcatcggtggtggagggagtgaatgtttgaggatgtggtgccaatcaagtggctgctttgtcctggatggtgtcaagcctctggAATGTTGTTGGGGCTGGCCCCATCCAGGGcgagtggggaatattccatcacacttctgacttgtgccttgtagatggtggacaggctttggggagtcaggaggtgagttacttgccacagtattcccagcatctgacctgttcttgcagccaTTGTGTCTATGTGGTGCGTAcggttgagtttctgatcaatggtaacccccaggatactGATAATAAGGGATTCACTgatagtaataccattgaatgtcaaggggtgtctcttattggtaatgTTCacagcctgacatttgtgtggcatgaatgttacttgccaatcgccagcccaagcctggatattgtccacatcttgttgcatttgaatgtggtCTGGCTTTAGTAactgaggagtggtgaatggtgctgaagacTGTGCAATCATTGCTGAACATCCCCCCTTCAGACCTTATGGcagagggatggtcattgatgaagcagctgaagacagttgggcctcggacactgccctgagggactcctgcagagatgaacTTCAGCGACCACAACCACCTTCCAGAGCTCAGGGGGTTGGCTTATGGGGGGGATTCTGAGTAGATTGACAtggtattcattggaatttggaagaatgagagggggagCTTATAGAAAcctgaaattatgaagggaatggataagatagaagtagagaggatatttccactggcaggtgtaACTAGGGCAAAAcggcataacctcaaaattaggAGGGAGCAAATCTAGGACTGAATTacggaggaacttcttcacccggagggttgtgaagctgtggaattccctgcccagtgaagtagttgaggcttcctcagtaaatgtttttagagCTAAGATAGATAACGTTtcaaacaatgaaggaatgaagggttatggtgagagtaggtggagctgaggccatgaaaggatcagctgtgatcgtattgaatggcagagcaggctgggagGGCCAGGCACTCCACTCCTGCTCTTCGTTCTGAGCTTCTTATGAATCAGAGATgaatccaaccagtggagagtttgcgcCCAAATAcctgctgagcagctgctgcttgatagcacagttgatgacaccttccatcactttactgatgatcaagagtagactgatggggcagtaattggccgggttggatttgtcctgctttttgtacacaggacatacctgggcaattctTCACATTGTTGTAACAGggctgtaactgtactgaaacatCCAGGCTACGGGAGAGGCAGGtcctggagcacaaatcttcagtaatattgctggaatgttgtcagggcccattgcctttgcagtctCCAGTGTCTCCaagcatttcttgatatcacgtggagtgaatcaagttgGCTACAGACTGGTACCTGTAATGCTCGgggccactggaggaggctgagattgaTCATCCAcgcagcacttctggctgaagattgctgggaaagcttcagccttatcttctggactgatgtgctaggctcctccatcattgaggatgggggtatgtgtggagcctcctcctcctcctgtgtctgtttaattgtccaccaccattcgtcagtgggtgtggcaggactgcagagcttagacctgatctgttggttgtgggatcacgtaacactgtctatcacttgctgcttacactgattggcatgcaagtagttctgtttgacatctcatcttcaggtatgcctggtactgctcctgacatgtcctcctgcactctccattgaaccagggttgatcccctggcttgacggtaatggttgagtggggaatatgccgggccatgaggttacagattgtgctggagtataattctgacACTATTGATGGCCCACAGAGCCTCGTGGGTGCCCAGACATGAGTGACTAGATCTGAtcgaaatctgtcccatttagcacggtgatagtgccacacaacatgatggagattattctcaatgtgagggtgggactttgtctccacaaggacagtgcatcggtcactcttactgatactgtcatggagagatgcatctgcagctggcagactgATAAGGATGAAGTCATGTTGGTTCCCTCATGTTGGTTCCCTCagcacctgccgcagacccagtcgagcagctatatcctttaggacccgaccaacTCGAACAATAGTACTGCTGCTGAtccactcttggtggtgaacattgacatcccccacccagagtacattgtgtgcccttgccatcctaaGTGCTTCCTCTgagtgttattcaacatggaggaatattgattcatcagctgagggaggacagtacgtggtaatcagtaggaggtttccttgGCTGTGTtaaacctgaagccatgagacttcatgggatccacagtcaatgttgagggtggtacagtggctcagtggttagcactgctgcctcacagcaccagggacccaagttcaattccagcctcaggtgactatctgtgtggagcttatacattctcccagtatctgtgtggattttctcccacagtcctggaatgtgcaggctcagtggttagccatgggaaatgcaggattatagggatacgACCGTaaggtgggtcagtgtggacttgaagggccaaacggtttgtttccacactgagggaTCGTATTCAATGCTTCTATAACTTATCGGCTTCCTCCTCATCGCTAACAACCCAGAAATGTACTTCTCATTTTGGTGAGGAATTTGAAATgtgagagctgtggatgctgacAGTAAGTTGGAATGGTTCGGGTTAAGTGTTATCAGTGCACCTGGAACCCACATCATCTCTCACCTGACAGACGGGCCAAATGGACAGAGTGGAACCCGAGAGTGTTCCTGCTGAGTGTGTGGTCTCTCAGCTGGAGCTCTGCATGTTGGAGACTTCTCTCCTGGGGAGGTGCTATAGGTGCTAGGGcctagagagaaacagagtaaggTGAGCAGTACGGAAATCCCTCCTTCAGCTAACACTTTCATCTTCTCTACTTCCACAGAGTCTGCAAAAGGTGGAGAAGATTAGCTTATGACAAAGGGCTCTGGAAGGATGTTAATTTAACCCCATATAAGGTAAGGAGCAGTGAATATTTCTCTGAATGATTTCCAATGGTCAAATCCTTCCACCTCAAGAGACTAATGTTTGTAAAGACTCTGGTGCAAGCCACAGAGGGAATGTGAAAACTTCAGTCTGTGCGAACAGCATCGATATTAAAAATACAGCTTTTCTCCAACTGCCCATCCTGTGAGAATCTTCCTAGATCCATCTTGGGCAGATTGTAATGTTGTAACCCCATTGCTCGGGACTCTGTGGCTAGAGGAATAGcctctttcctctctccctgACTTACAGAAAAGGGTCATGGTCCCCACAATGTGCAAACTTTGGGAATGTGTTATTTGTGCCAGCTCGGAATTCTCACCCTGAAATCTTGGGAAGTGCCTAAGTTGTGGTTTATCCCGAATGTGTGAATCTCTAATGTTCCGATGCTGCTGTTTCAGGTGAACTCACGGATACTCTGGCACCTGGTCAGGCATTACCTCGGTGGCACCCTGAGGACGCTGAGGGTTAAAGGTGTCCTTCATTCAATTAAGAAGCACGAGTCCCTGACTGAAGCCTTACTGTTGGAGATTGGTAAACGGTGCCCTAACCTGAGTGAGCTCCGGCTGATTGAGATGAACCTGCGAGGTATCAGTTATGAGTGTCTTCCTCCATCGCTGCTGAGTCTGGAGCTGACCCATTGTGAGATTCCCTTGCATTGGTTCCGAGTGGCTGCAGTGTCTCACGGGAGTCGTGCTGCTCCGTGTATCAGGAACCTGGAGGTGGACAATGTGCCGAACTTCTCAGACCAACACCTGCAGAACCTAGCGTCCCGCACAGCCCTGAAGGTGCTGATCCTGT
The nucleotide sequence above comes from Chiloscyllium plagiosum isolate BGI_BamShark_2017 chromosome 8, ASM401019v2, whole genome shotgun sequence. Encoded proteins:
- the LOC122552389 gene encoding F-box/LRR-repeat protein 12-like, translating into MDRVEPESVPAECVVSQLELCMLETSLLGRVCKRWRRLAYDKGLWKDVNLTPYKVNSRILWHLVRHYLGGTLRTLRVKGVLHSIKKHESLTEALLLEIGKRCPNLSELRLIEMNLRGISYECLPPSLLSLELTHCEIPLHWFRVAAVSHGSRAAPCIRNLEVDNVPNFSDQHLQNLASRTALKVLILSGTYRVTDSGIEKAAESLSGLVHLKLHGCNISDTSLRHIAQHLTQLRSLDLTNLCSMTDAGLSCLGGLRSLQSLCFEYCDQITVEKLLSVCTGLPSLTKLNLSGNPYAEGELQRIRQSLPNCTVTNHFPDNGAVPKF